The Malus sylvestris chromosome 12, drMalSylv7.2, whole genome shotgun sequence genome contains a region encoding:
- the LOC126592209 gene encoding uncharacterized protein LOC126592209 yields MEVVYHEMSQNFYCHVDSLDTQVLHPLGHHEQYSPWVPLEIYFEVSRNYSFFDRDLSQDGTLTLVHQSEVQVRSYEGKRIDACWFGTRNEYVRPYLSQVLSFLKIPEDMHSDLVETIIDRGIQIRNLDSKKGPKVLRMRVGIKKYHDWIRCEYCSKEKQLERDALIKKTLKRVRVVADADDVNEVERGRGRKRRRVVRESEVCSICLEEFVVGLEDLRSMPCTHVFHENCIWRWFERSHLNCPICRFEIFIERGSQDEGDITV; encoded by the coding sequence ATGGAAGTCGTCTATCACGAGATGAGCCAGAATTTTTACTGTCACGTTGATTCACTTGACACACAAGTACTACACCCCCTCGGCCATCACGAGCAATATTCTCCTTGGGTTCCACTTGAAATCTACTTCGAAGTCTCCAGGAACTACAGCTTCTTCGACCGCGATCTCTCACAAGACGGAACCCTAACCCTGGTGCACCAATCTGAAGTGCAAGTCAGAAGTTACGAAGGCAAAAGAATTGATGCGTGCTGGTTTGGAACCCGAAACGAATACGTCAGACCCTATCTTTCTCAGGTGTTGTCCTTTCTTAAAATTCCTGAGGACATGCACAGTGATTTAGTGGAGACGATTATAGACAGGGGTATCCAAATCAGAAACTTGGATTCCAAGAAAGGTCCTAAAGTCCTGCGTATGAGGGTTGGTATAAAAAAATACCATGACTGGATTCGTTGTGAGTATTGttctaaagaaaaacaactcgAGAGGGATGCGCTGATCAAGAAGACGCTAAAGAGGGTTAGAGTGGTGGCTGATGCTGATGATGTTAATGAGGTAGAGAGAGGCCGAGGAAGAAAAAGACGACGCGTAGTGCGTGAAAGTGAGGTTTGCTCTATTTGTTTGGAAGAGTTTGTTGTGGGATTAGAGGATTTGAGGTCCATGCCTTGCACGCATGTGTTTCATGAAAACTGCATATGGAGATGGTTCGAACGGAGTCACCTTAATTGCCCTATCTGCCGCTTCGAGATTTTTATTGAACGTGGATCACAAGACGAAGGCGACATTACGGTTTAA